One genomic segment of Vicinamibacterales bacterium includes these proteins:
- a CDS encoding PadR family transcriptional regulator, giving the protein MPKRGTPAIQGDMLQGTLDVLVLKTLALGPAHGHTIAHAIEHRSEDVLQVEHGSLYPALHRLEDRGWIASFWGTSENNRRARYYRLTPKGRQQLDAQTTRWDELVRAVNRILRPASE; this is encoded by the coding sequence ATGCCCAAACGCGGCACGCCCGCGATCCAGGGGGACATGCTGCAGGGCACGCTCGACGTGCTGGTGCTCAAGACGCTGGCGCTCGGACCGGCGCACGGGCACACGATCGCGCACGCCATCGAGCATCGTTCGGAAGATGTTCTTCAGGTCGAGCACGGATCGCTCTACCCGGCGCTCCACCGCCTTGAGGACCGCGGCTGGATCGCGTCGTTCTGGGGCACGTCCGAGAACAACCGGCGCGCGCGCTATTACCGCCTCACGCCGAAGGGGCGTCAGCAGCTCGACGCGCAGACGACGCGCTGGGACGAGTTGGTGCGCGCCGTCAACCGAATCCTGCGGCCCGCGTCTGAATAA
- a CDS encoding endonuclease/exonuclease/phosphatase family protein — translation MRRGGAGREDALLAVIRPLQPDIVIFQEATNPAVVRALADGAGMRHCAAMAKLSLGFMSRVPIASHSWHRPRLSRHAFLELVPAGLPVRIFGVHLSAVFAALTERRRSIELRALIAAIAREQRGFHMVAGDFNTVAPGELLDVAALPQKVRATMWLSGGRIRWRTIQLMLDAGYVDVFRATHPADPGLTLPTSGPQVRLDYVFVPSADQPRVTRCEVIRTPPANEASDHFPLLAEVTA, via the coding sequence ATCCGCCGGGGAGGCGCCGGGCGCGAGGACGCGCTGCTGGCCGTCATCCGTCCGCTTCAGCCCGACATCGTCATCTTCCAGGAGGCGACCAACCCGGCCGTCGTGCGCGCGCTCGCCGACGGAGCCGGCATGCGGCACTGCGCCGCGATGGCGAAGCTGTCGCTCGGCTTCATGAGCCGCGTGCCGATCGCCAGCCACTCGTGGCATCGCCCGCGCCTGTCGCGTCATGCGTTCCTCGAGCTGGTGCCGGCGGGGCTGCCGGTCCGCATCTTCGGGGTCCACCTGAGCGCAGTGTTTGCGGCGTTGACCGAGCGCCGGCGCTCGATCGAGCTGCGCGCGCTCATTGCGGCGATTGCGCGCGAGCAGCGCGGTTTTCACATGGTCGCCGGTGATTTCAATACGGTCGCTCCCGGAGAGCTGCTCGACGTGGCCGCCCTGCCGCAAAAGGTACGGGCAACGATGTGGCTGAGCGGCGGCCGGATCCGCTGGCGCACGATCCAGCTCATGCTGGACGCCGGCTACGTAGACGTCTTCCGCGCCACTCATCCCGCCGATCCCGGCTTGACCCTACCGACCTCAGGTCCGCAGGTACGCCTCGACTACGTGTTCGTGCCTTCCGCCGATCAGCCGCGCGTGACACGCTGCGAGGTGATCCGGACGCCGCCCGCCAATGAAGCATCGGATCACTTTCCG
- a CDS encoding ABC transporter permease translates to MRILRALHRRYWDDERRGELDAYLAEETADNLARGMTPDAARTAAHRKLGSVTRIREEIYEMNSLGFLETLWQDLRYGARVLRRNPTFALVTILTLALGTGANTAIFQLIEAVNLRTLPVSHPDQLLELKILNAKHGRMGSFNGSRPNFSNLVWERIQADQRVFSGVLAWTTTQWDLAPAGESRPVQGLYVSGGYFSTLGVAARVGRVFTAADDRPGCGTPGAVISDAFWQREYGGDPSAVGRSIVLDGRAVDIIGVTPASFFGTQVGRSFDVAMPLCADAVFSPRPRLKRPDFWFLGVFGRLKPGVNREQAAAQLRTISAGIFRDTTPANYDPSTARDYQTFEIGTLPASTGFSSLRANYADSLGVLLALTGIVLLIACANLANLMLARATAREREIAVRLAIGASRPRIIRQMVSESLLIAGLGAAAGLLAAQWFSRALVSFLDSDSTRVFVDVELNAKAFGFAAVVAAAAALAFGLVPAIRATRTSPNTAIKASSRSVTDSRERFGLRRLLVVAQVALSLMMVIGALLFVRSLWKLTHVDPGFRTDGVLVASVDYRKAGIPEPARGAFERQIVERLRALPGVTGAARASDAPLAGNSWNQHVVVGGAEQQTNVNFNSVTPGYFDVLRTPLVAGRDFDDHDTPESPLVAVVTESFARSFFPHGAVGQTFQIVEDVGVARPPIRVVGVVKDSKYGDLREPFTPLAVMDGAQDKEFDGSSDVVIRATTGLTAVSAAATRALLELNGSIVVRYQSMASIVAATLVRDRLMATLSGFFGALAVLIAAIGLYGVMAYTVARRKVEIGIRMALGADRRAVVGMIVREALVLLAAGAAVGLAAAIPGAHLASALLYGLQPADVPTLAASLTLLAFITTAASCIPAWRASRVAPTVALRED, encoded by the coding sequence ATGCGGATCCTCCGCGCGCTGCACCGGCGGTACTGGGACGACGAACGGCGCGGCGAGCTCGACGCCTACCTGGCGGAAGAGACCGCCGACAACCTCGCGCGCGGCATGACGCCCGACGCGGCGCGCACGGCCGCCCATCGCAAGCTGGGGAGTGTCACGCGCATCCGCGAGGAGATCTACGAGATGAATTCGCTCGGCTTCCTGGAAACGCTGTGGCAGGACCTGCGCTACGGCGCGCGCGTGCTCCGTCGCAACCCGACCTTCGCGCTCGTGACGATTCTGACGCTCGCGCTCGGGACCGGCGCCAACACCGCCATTTTTCAGCTGATCGAGGCCGTCAACCTGCGCACGCTGCCGGTCTCGCATCCGGACCAGCTGCTCGAGCTCAAGATCCTCAACGCCAAGCACGGCCGCATGGGCTCGTTCAACGGCAGCCGTCCGAACTTCTCCAACCTGGTGTGGGAGCGCATCCAGGCCGACCAGCGGGTCTTCTCCGGCGTGCTGGCGTGGACCACCACGCAATGGGACCTCGCGCCGGCGGGCGAGTCGCGGCCGGTGCAGGGTCTCTATGTCAGCGGCGGCTATTTCAGCACGCTGGGCGTTGCGGCGCGGGTCGGACGGGTCTTCACGGCTGCTGACGACCGGCCCGGCTGCGGCACGCCCGGCGCCGTGATCAGCGACGCGTTCTGGCAGCGCGAGTACGGCGGCGATCCGTCAGCCGTCGGACGATCGATCGTGCTCGACGGGCGTGCCGTAGACATCATCGGCGTGACGCCCGCGTCGTTCTTCGGTACCCAAGTCGGGCGCAGCTTCGACGTGGCGATGCCGCTCTGCGCCGACGCGGTGTTCAGCCCGAGGCCGCGCCTGAAGCGGCCCGACTTCTGGTTCCTTGGCGTGTTCGGGCGGTTGAAGCCAGGCGTCAACCGGGAGCAGGCCGCGGCGCAGCTGCGCACGATCTCCGCCGGGATCTTTCGCGACACCACCCCCGCCAACTACGACCCGTCGACGGCCCGGGACTATCAGACCTTCGAGATCGGCACACTGCCGGCGTCGACCGGATTCTCGAGCCTGCGCGCCAACTACGCCGATTCCCTCGGCGTGCTGCTGGCGCTGACCGGGATCGTCCTGCTCATTGCCTGCGCGAATCTGGCCAACCTGATGCTGGCGCGCGCGACGGCGCGCGAGCGTGAGATTGCGGTGCGGCTGGCGATCGGCGCGTCGCGGCCGCGCATCATCCGGCAGATGGTCTCGGAGAGCCTGCTGATCGCCGGACTCGGCGCCGCGGCGGGGCTGCTGGCCGCGCAGTGGTTTAGCCGCGCGCTCGTGTCTTTTCTCGACTCCGACAGCACGCGCGTCTTCGTCGACGTCGAACTGAACGCGAAAGCGTTCGGCTTCGCAGCAGTGGTCGCCGCGGCCGCCGCGCTGGCATTCGGCCTCGTGCCGGCCATCCGCGCGACGCGCACGTCCCCGAATACGGCGATCAAGGCGTCGAGCCGCTCGGTGACCGACAGCCGGGAGCGTTTCGGCCTCCGCCGCCTGCTCGTCGTGGCGCAGGTGGCGCTCTCGCTGATGATGGTCATCGGCGCGCTGCTGTTCGTGCGCAGCCTGTGGAAGCTCACGCACGTCGATCCCGGGTTCCGGACGGACGGCGTGCTCGTGGCCTCTGTGGACTATCGGAAGGCCGGCATTCCCGAGCCGGCGCGTGGGGCCTTCGAGCGCCAGATCGTCGAGCGACTGCGCGCGCTGCCGGGCGTGACTGGCGCGGCCCGCGCGTCCGACGCGCCGCTCGCCGGCAACTCCTGGAACCAGCACGTCGTCGTCGGAGGCGCCGAGCAGCAGACCAACGTCAACTTCAACTCGGTGACACCCGGCTACTTCGACGTGCTGCGAACGCCGCTCGTCGCCGGCCGCGACTTCGACGACCACGACACGCCGGAATCGCCGCTCGTCGCGGTCGTGACCGAGTCGTTCGCTCGCAGCTTTTTCCCGCACGGGGCGGTCGGACAGACCTTCCAGATCGTCGAGGACGTCGGTGTGGCGCGGCCGCCGATCCGGGTTGTCGGTGTCGTCAAGGACTCGAAATACGGGGATCTACGCGAGCCGTTCACGCCGCTCGCGGTCATGGATGGCGCCCAGGACAAGGAGTTCGATGGCTCGTCCGATGTGGTGATCCGCGCCACGACGGGGCTGACGGCGGTGAGCGCCGCCGCCACGCGCGCGCTTCTGGAACTGAACGGCTCGATCGTCGTGCGTTACCAGTCGATGGCGTCGATCGTCGCGGCGACACTCGTCCGCGACCGGTTGATGGCGACGCTGTCGGGGTTCTTCGGCGCGCTGGCCGTCCTCATTGCGGCGATCGGCCTCTACGGCGTGATGGCGTATACGGTCGCCCGACGGAAGGTCGAGATCGGCATCCGGATGGCGCTCGGGGCCGATCGCCGCGCCGTGGTCGGCATGATCGTGCGTGAAGCGCTGGTGCTGCTGGCGGCCGGCGCCGCGGTCGGGCTCGCGGCGGCGATTCCCGGCGCCCACCTGGCGTCGGCCCTTCTCTACGGACTTCAACCCGCCGACGTGCCGACGCTGGCGGCGTCGCTGACGCTGCTGGCCTTCATCACGACCGCCGCCAGCTGCATTCCCGCCTGGCGCGCGTCGCGCGTGGCGCCGACCGTCGCGCTCCGCGAGGACTGA